One window from the genome of Paraclostridium sordellii encodes:
- the rplN gene encoding 50S ribosomal protein L14: protein MIQQESRLRVADNSGAKELLTIRVLGGSKRRYGNIGDVIVATVKSATPGGVVKKGKVVKAVIVRTKQGVRRKDGSYISFDENAAVIIKDDKTPVGTRIFGPVARELRDNDFMKIVSLAPEVL, encoded by the coding sequence ATGATACAACAAGAATCACGTCTAAGAGTTGCTGATAACTCAGGAGCTAAGGAACTTTTAACTATCCGTGTATTAGGCGGAAGTAAAAGAAGATATGGTAACATAGGTGACGTTATAGTTGCAACTGTTAAAAGTGCAACACCAGGTGGAGTTGTAAAAAAAGGTAAAGTAGTTAAAGCTGTTATAGTAAGAACTAAGCAAGGCGTAAGACGTAAAGATGGTAGTTATATATCATTTGACGAGAATGCTGCAGTTATCATAAAAGATGATAAAACTCCAGTAGGAACTCGTATATTCGGGCCTGTTGCTAGAGAGTTAAGAGACAACGACTTTATGAAAATAGTATCTCTTGCTCCAGAAGTACTATAA
- the rplX gene encoding 50S ribosomal protein L24 encodes MRVKKGDTVVVIAGKDKGKKGTVTKVFTKTNKVLVEGVNVITKHQKPTAVNPQGGIINKEAPIHISNVMPVDPETGKGTRVRFEVKDGQKVRVSVKSGKEI; translated from the coding sequence ATGCGTGTTAAAAAAGGTGACACTGTTGTAGTTATAGCAGGTAAAGATAAAGGTAAAAAAGGTACAGTTACTAAGGTTTTCACTAAAACTAATAAAGTATTAGTTGAAGGTGTTAACGTAATAACTAAACACCAAAAACCAACTGCTGTAAACCCACAAGGTGGAATAATAAATAAAGAAGCCCCAATACACATATCTAACGTAATGCCAGTAGATCCTGAAACAGGAAAAGGTACAAGAGTTAGATTTGAAGTTAAAGATGGGCAAAAAGTTAGAGTATCAGTAAAGAGCGGAAAAGAAATATAA
- the rplE gene encoding 50S ribosomal protein L5, with the protein MTSRLQEKYVKEVAPALMEKFGYKNVMEIPKLEKIVINMGIGDARENPKGLEAAVAELEMISGQKPVITKARKSVANFKLREGMPVGTKVTLRADKMYYFMDKLVNISLPRVRDFRGVNANAFDGRGNYALGLKEQFIFPEIEYDKVDKVRGMDVIFVTTAKTDEEASELLRLLGMPYSK; encoded by the coding sequence ATGACTTCTAGATTACAAGAAAAATATGTTAAAGAAGTTGCTCCAGCTTTAATGGAGAAATTTGGATACAAAAACGTTATGGAAATACCTAAGTTAGAGAAAATAGTAATAAACATGGGTATAGGTGATGCAAGAGAAAATCCAAAAGGATTAGAAGCTGCAGTTGCAGAATTAGAAATGATATCTGGTCAAAAGCCTGTTATAACTAAGGCGAGAAAATCAGTAGCTAACTTCAAATTAAGAGAAGGTATGCCTGTTGGAACTAAAGTTACTTTAAGAGCTGACAAAATGTACTACTTTATGGATAAGTTAGTTAATATATCTTTACCAAGAGTTAGAGACTTCAGAGGGGTTAATGCTAATGCATTCGACGGAAGAGGTAACTACGCTTTAGGATTAAAAGAACAATTTATATTCCCTGAAATAGAGTACGACAAGGTTGACAAAGTAAGAGGAATGGATGTAATATTCGTAACTACAGCTAAAACTGATGAAGAAGCTAGTGAGTTATTAAGATTATTAGGAATGCCATATTCTAAGTAA
- a CDS encoding type Z 30S ribosomal protein S14, which translates to MARKAMVVKQQKKQKYATREYTRCTICGRPHSVLRKFGICRICFRELAYKGQIPGVRKASW; encoded by the coding sequence GTGGCTAGAAAAGCGATGGTTGTAAAACAACAAAAAAAGCAAAAGTACGCAACTAGAGAATATACTAGATGTACAATATGTGGTAGACCACACTCTGTACTAAGAAAATTCGGTATATGCCGTATATGCTTTAGAGAATTAGCTTATAAAGGTCAAATACCTGGTGTAAGAAAAGCAAGTTGGTAA
- the rpsH gene encoding 30S ribosomal protein S8 has protein sequence MTMTDPIADMLTRIRNANMVKHETVDVPASNMKKELARILLEEGFIRGYDVIEDGKQGIIRIQLKYGQAGEKVITGLKRISKPGMRVYAAKEELPKVLNGLGISIISTSKGILTDRQARKEGVGGEVICYVW, from the coding sequence ATGACAATGACAGATCCAATAGCAGATATGTTAACACGTATAAGAAATGCTAACATGGTTAAGCATGAAACTGTTGATGTTCCTGCTTCTAATATGAAGAAAGAATTAGCTAGAATCTTATTAGAAGAAGGTTTCATAAGAGGGTACGATGTTATAGAAGATGGAAAACAAGGAATAATAAGAATACAATTAAAGTACGGACAAGCAGGAGAGAAAGTTATAACAGGATTAAAGAGAATATCTAAGCCTGGTATGAGAGTTTACGCTGCTAAAGAAGAATTACCAAAAGTATTAAACGGATTAGGTATATCAATAATATCTACTTCAAAAGGTATATTAACTGATAGACAAGCTAGAAAAGAAGGCGTTGGTGGAGAAGTAATCTGCTACGTTTGGTAA
- the rplF gene encoding 50S ribosomal protein L6, which yields MSRIGVKPINVPAGVEVTIADNNVVTVKGPKGTLTKEFTNELSIKKEENTILVERPTNNKKHRSLHGLTRTLIDNMVVGVTTGFEKKLELVGVGYRAQKQGNKLVMNLGFSHPVEMVDPEGITVEAPNQTELVVKGIDKQLVGNYAAKIRAWREPEPYKGKGIRYAGEVVRRKEGKTGKK from the coding sequence ATGTCAAGAATAGGTGTTAAACCAATAAACGTTCCTGCAGGTGTTGAGGTAACTATAGCTGATAACAATGTAGTTACAGTAAAAGGACCAAAAGGAACTTTAACTAAAGAATTCACTAATGAATTATCTATAAAAAAAGAAGAAAATACTATATTAGTTGAAAGACCAACTAATAATAAGAAACATAGATCTTTACACGGATTAACTAGAACTTTAATAGACAATATGGTAGTAGGTGTTACTACTGGATTCGAGAAAAAGTTAGAGTTAGTTGGTGTTGGGTACAGAGCTCAAAAACAAGGAAACAAATTAGTTATGAACTTAGGATTCTCTCATCCAGTTGAGATGGTAGACCCAGAAGGAATAACTGTTGAAGCTCCAAACCAAACTGAATTAGTTGTAAAAGGAATAGACAAGCAATTAGTAGGAAACTATGCTGCTAAGATAAGAGCTTGGAGAGAGCCAGAGCCATACAAAGGTAAAGGTATAAGATACGCTGGTGAAGTTGTAAGACGTAAAGAAGGTAAAACTGGTAAGAAATAA
- the rplR gene encoding 50S ribosomal protein L18 yields the protein MFKKANKNANRLQRHKRVRRKITGTTQRPRLCVFRSSNNIYAQIIDDTNRVTVVSASSLEAEIKGAVNHCGNKEAARKVGELIAKRAVEKGITEVVFDRGGYLYHGRVQELAEGAREAGLKF from the coding sequence GTGTTTAAAAAAGCTAACAAAAACGCAAATAGACTTCAAAGACATAAGAGAGTTCGTAGAAAAATAACTGGAACTACTCAAAGACCAAGATTATGTGTATTCAGAAGTTCTAATAACATATATGCTCAAATAATAGATGATACTAACAGAGTAACTGTTGTTTCTGCATCTTCTTTAGAAGCTGAAATAAAAGGTGCTGTTAATCACTGTGGAAATAAAGAAGCAGCTAGAAAAGTTGGAGAACTTATCGCTAAGAGAGCTGTTGAAAAAGGTATAACTGAAGTTGTATTTGACAGAGGTGGATACTTATATCACGGAAGAGTTCAAGAATTAGCTGAAGGTGCTAGAGAAGCTGGACTTAAGTTCTAA
- the rpsE gene encoding 30S ribosomal protein S5: MLRRKPIDARQLDLQEKVIEVRRVTKVVKGGRNFRFAALVVVGDENGHVGIGAGKAMEVPDAIRKAVEDAKKNLINVPMVGTTIPHQVNGHFGAGKILIMPAVQGTGVIAGGPARAVLELAGLKDVRAKSLGTNNPRNMVNATIEGLRSLRTAEDIAKLRGKKVEDLLG, encoded by the coding sequence ATGCTACGTCGTAAGCCAATAGATGCAAGACAACTTGATCTTCAAGAGAAAGTTATCGAAGTTAGACGTGTTACTAAGGTTGTTAAAGGTGGTAGAAACTTTAGATTTGCAGCTTTAGTAGTTGTTGGAGATGAAAACGGACACGTTGGTATAGGTGCTGGTAAAGCTATGGAAGTACCAGATGCTATAAGAAAAGCAGTTGAAGATGCTAAGAAGAATTTAATAAATGTACCTATGGTTGGTACTACTATACCTCACCAAGTTAACGGACACTTTGGTGCTGGAAAAATATTAATAATGCCTGCTGTTCAAGGTACTGGGGTTATAGCTGGAGGACCTGCTAGAGCCGTACTTGAATTAGCTGGATTAAAGGATGTTAGAGCTAAATCTTTAGGAACTAACAACCCAAGAAACATGGTAAATGCTACAATAGAAGGTTTAAGATCTTTAAGAACAGCTGAGGATATAGCTAAACTTAGAGGTAAAAAAGTAGAAGATCTTCTAGGGTAA
- the rpmD gene encoding 50S ribosomal protein L30, producing MAKLQIKLVRSTIGTTPNQRKNVEALGLRKREQVVVKEDNAQMRGIIAKVSHLVEVTEIAE from the coding sequence ATGGCTAAATTACAAATAAAGTTAGTTAGAAGTACAATAGGAACTACTCCTAACCAAAGAAAGAACGTAGAAGCGTTAGGATTAAGAAAAAGAGAGCAAGTAGTTGTTAAAGAAGACAACGCTCAAATGAGAGGTATAATAGCTAAAGTTAGTCACTTAGTAGAAGTAACTGAAATAGCTGAATAA
- the rplO gene encoding 50S ribosomal protein L15 → MKLHELRPAEGAVSSKKRLGRGTATGQGKTSGRGQKGQKSRSGGGVRVGFEGGQMPLARRLPKRGFKNPCKKVYSLVNVETLNRFENGTEITAELLKATGVISKIEKDGVKILGEGNLEKALTIKAAKFTASAQEKIEKAGGKAELV, encoded by the coding sequence ATGAAGTTACATGAATTAAGACCAGCTGAAGGTGCAGTTTCATCTAAAAAGAGATTAGGTAGAGGTACTGCTACTGGACAAGGTAAAACTTCAGGACGTGGACAAAAAGGTCAAAAGTCTCGTTCAGGTGGTGGAGTAAGAGTTGGATTCGAAGGTGGACAAATGCCACTTGCTAGAAGACTTCCTAAGAGAGGATTCAAGAATCCTTGTAAGAAAGTTTACTCACTAGTTAACGTAGAAACTTTAAATAGATTCGAAAATGGAACAGAAATAACAGCTGAATTACTTAAGGCTACTGGAGTAATAAGCAAAATAGAAAAAGACGGCGTTAAAATCTTAGGTGAAGGTAACTTAGAAAAAGCTTTAACTATAAAAGCTGCTAAGTTTACTGCTTCAGCGCAAGAAAAAATAGAAAAAGCTGGAGGAAAGGCAGAATTAGTTTAA
- the secY gene encoding preprotein translocase subunit SecY encodes MLSNLKQAWKIKDVRRKILYTLMMIVIFRIGCTIPVPGVNRDIIKGMVDGNGLLSLYNMFTGGAFSNFTLFALGISPYITASIIIQLLTIGFPSLEELQKSGEEGKKKINKYTKYTALGLAIIQAIGITLGIVRRALQINSVFFIVTVIITLISASMLLMWMGDKITEKGLGNGSSVIIFIGIISRIPTDVKQAIGQFETGSIALWVLIIMAIVSLLTVAAVTYIQEATRKIPVQYAKRVVGRKTYGGQNSHIPMKVNQSGVIPVIFASSLLAFPQTIAIFMGKNAQAFVTKFLSPSGEPGFWIYLVIEVILIIFFSYFYTTISFNTEDITNNMKNSGGFIPGIRPGKPTMDYLNRILSRLTLAGALFLAVIAIIPSIISKFTGVHLSLAGTSLLIVVGVALELKRQLESNLVMRSYQGFLK; translated from the coding sequence GTGCTGTCAAACTTAAAACAAGCTTGGAAAATAAAAGATGTAAGAAGAAAAATTTTATATACTTTGATGATGATTGTTATCTTTAGGATAGGATGTACAATTCCTGTTCCTGGAGTTAATAGAGATATTATAAAGGGAATGGTTGACGGAAACGGTCTTCTTTCCCTATATAATATGTTTACAGGAGGAGCTTTTAGTAACTTCACCTTATTTGCATTAGGGATTAGTCCTTATATAACAGCATCGATAATAATTCAACTTTTAACTATCGGATTCCCATCTCTTGAAGAACTTCAAAAGTCTGGTGAAGAAGGTAAGAAGAAGATAAATAAATACACTAAGTATACGGCATTAGGATTAGCTATAATACAAGCTATCGGTATAACACTAGGAATAGTGAGACGTGCTTTACAGATAAATAGTGTATTTTTTATAGTTACTGTTATAATTACATTAATATCAGCGAGTATGTTATTAATGTGGATGGGCGATAAGATTACTGAAAAAGGATTAGGTAATGGAAGCTCTGTGATAATATTTATAGGAATTATATCTAGAATTCCTACAGATGTAAAACAAGCTATAGGACAATTTGAAACAGGTAGCATTGCGCTATGGGTTTTAATTATTATGGCTATAGTATCGCTTCTTACAGTAGCTGCGGTTACATATATACAAGAAGCAACAAGAAAAATACCAGTACAATATGCTAAAAGAGTTGTAGGAAGAAAAACATATGGGGGTCAAAACTCTCATATACCAATGAAGGTAAATCAATCTGGAGTTATACCAGTAATATTTGCAAGTTCATTGTTAGCATTCCCACAAACTATAGCAATATTTATGGGTAAAAATGCTCAGGCATTTGTAACTAAATTTTTATCTCCTAGTGGAGAGCCAGGTTTCTGGATATATTTAGTTATAGAAGTTATTTTAATAATATTCTTCTCTTATTTCTATACTACTATATCATTCAATACGGAAGATATAACTAATAATATGAAAAATAGTGGAGGTTTTATACCAGGTATAAGACCAGGTAAACCAACTATGGATTACTTAAATAGAATATTATCTAGACTAACATTAGCAGGAGCTTTATTCTTAGCTGTTATAGCAATAATTCCATCTATAATAAGTAAGTTTACAGGAGTGCATTTAAGTCTTGCTGGAACATCATTACTTATAGTTGTTGGAGTTGCGCTTGAACTTAAGAGACAGCTAGAATCAAACTTAGTAATGAGAAGTTATCAAGGCTTCTTAAAATAA
- a CDS encoding adenylate kinase translates to MRIILLGPPGAGKGTQAAGIVEKYNIPHISTGDIFRKNIKEGTELGKKAKGFIDQGLLVPDELTVGLVTDRISQPDCKNGFMLDGFPRNVAQAQHLDKYLKEVGISLDKVVNIEVDKDILVGRAVGRRICKSCGATYHVEFNPPKVDGVCDVCGGELYQRADDNEETVSKRIQVYLDETKPLVNYYSQEGIIANINGQQSIDKVFADIVNALGSEK, encoded by the coding sequence ATGAGAATAATATTACTTGGACCTCCTGGTGCGGGTAAAGGTACTCAAGCAGCAGGGATAGTAGAAAAATACAATATACCTCATATATCAACTGGAGATATATTCAGAAAGAATATAAAAGAAGGTACAGAACTTGGAAAAAAAGCTAAAGGATTTATAGATCAAGGTCTTTTAGTTCCAGATGAATTAACAGTAGGTCTAGTTACAGATAGAATATCTCAACCAGACTGCAAAAATGGATTCATGTTAGATGGATTTCCGAGAAATGTAGCTCAGGCTCAACATTTAGATAAATATCTAAAAGAAGTTGGTATATCTTTAGACAAAGTGGTTAACATTGAAGTTGACAAAGATATATTAGTTGGTAGAGCAGTAGGCAGAAGAATTTGTAAATCTTGTGGTGCTACTTACCATGTTGAGTTTAACCCTCCAAAAGTAGATGGCGTATGCGATGTATGTGGAGGAGAACTTTACCAAAGAGCAGATGATAATGAAGAAACTGTATCAAAGAGAATACAAGTTTACCTTGATGAAACTAAGCCATTAGTTAACTATTATTCTCAAGAAGGTATAATAGCTAATATAAATGGTCAACAATCTATAGATAAGGTATTTGCAGATATAGTTAATGCTCTAGGAAGTGAAAAATAA
- the map gene encoding type I methionyl aminopeptidase — MIILKSKQQIELMRESGKIVAETHEILRDAIKPGISTLELDKIAESHIRKYNAVPSFKGYNGFSGSICASINEEVVHGIPGPKTLKEGDIISIDIGAYYKGYHADSAKTHGVGVISEEDRKLIEVTKESFYEGIKFAKLGCRLSDISHAVQTHVEKNNFSVVRDLVGHGVGTQLHEDPQIPNYGRPGKGPKLKEGMVLAIEPMVNYGKHYVKVLRDGWTIVTIDSKKSAHYEHTIAITEDEPLILTKL; from the coding sequence ATGATTATTTTAAAATCTAAGCAACAAATTGAGCTTATGAGAGAATCAGGTAAAATTGTTGCTGAAACACATGAGATTTTAAGAGATGCTATTAAACCGGGAATATCTACTTTAGAGTTAGATAAAATAGCTGAAAGTCATATTAGAAAATATAATGCAGTCCCATCTTTTAAAGGTTATAATGGTTTTTCTGGTTCTATATGCGCTTCTATAAATGAAGAAGTTGTACATGGAATTCCGGGACCTAAAACTTTAAAGGAAGGTGACATAATAAGTATCGATATAGGTGCTTATTATAAAGGATATCATGCAGACTCAGCTAAAACGCATGGAGTCGGTGTAATATCTGAAGAAGATAGGAAATTAATAGAAGTAACAAAAGAAAGCTTCTATGAAGGAATAAAGTTTGCTAAACTAGGATGTAGACTTTCTGATATTTCGCATGCAGTACAAACACACGTAGAAAAAAACAATTTTTCAGTAGTTAGAGACCTTGTAGGACACGGAGTGGGCACACAGTTACATGAAGATCCTCAAATACCTAACTATGGACGACCAGGAAAAGGTCCAAAACTTAAAGAAGGCATGGTACTTGCTATTGAACCTATGGTTAACTATGGTAAGCACTATGTTAAAGTTTTGAGAGATGGTTGGACAATTGTTACAATTGACTCTAAAAAGTCAGCTCATTATGAGCATACGATAGCTATTACTGAGGATGAACCTTTGATATTAACAAAGCTATAA
- a CDS encoding KOW domain-containing RNA-binding protein, with the protein MKNLLSKDLCIGQVVRNLSGRDTGRLFFVVKVIDKEYVLISDGKKRKLEKPKLKKVKHLQKYDIINNVVKYKIESNNSINNAFIRAELGKLNYV; encoded by the coding sequence GTGAAAAATTTGCTATCAAAAGATTTATGTATAGGTCAAGTTGTTCGAAACTTATCTGGAAGAGATACTGGTAGATTATTTTTCGTAGTAAAAGTAATTGATAAAGAGTATGTTCTAATATCGGATGGTAAAAAAAGAAAACTTGAAAAACCTAAACTAAAAAAAGTTAAGCACTTGCAAAAGTATGATATAATTAACAATGTTGTTAAATATAAAATAGAATCTAATAATTCTATCAATAATGCTTTTATAAGAGCTGAACTTGGAAAGTTAAACTATGTTTAG
- the infA gene encoding translation initiation factor IF-1 produces the protein MAKKDVIEFEGTVTENLPNAMFKVKLENGHEVLCHLSGKLRMNFIRILEGDKVNVELSPYDLTRGRITWRKK, from the coding sequence ATGGCCAAAAAAGATGTTATAGAATTTGAAGGTACAGTTACAGAAAACTTACCTAATGCTATGTTTAAGGTTAAACTAGAAAACGGACACGAAGTTTTATGTCATCTTTCTGGAAAATTAAGAATGAACTTTATAAGAATTCTTGAAGGAGATAAGGTTAATGTTGAACTTTCTCCATACGACCTTACAAGAGGCAGAATTACTTGGCGTAAGAAGTAG
- the rpmJ gene encoding 50S ribosomal protein L36 has protein sequence MKVRPSVKPMCEKCKVIKRKGRVMVICENPKHKQKQG, from the coding sequence ATGAAAGTAAGACCATCAGTAAAACCAATGTGTGAAAAATGTAAAGTAATAAAGAGAAAAGGTAGAGTAATGGTTATATGCGAAAATCCTAAGCACAAGCAAAAGCAAGGTTAA
- the rpsM gene encoding 30S ribosomal protein S13, which yields MARIAGVDLPREKRAEIGLTYIYGIGKATANEILAKADIDPNVRIKDLSEDQVNDLRKIIDNDFLVEGDLRREIALNIKRLRDIKCYRGMRHAKGLPLRGQKTKTNARTRKGPRKTVSRKKKK from the coding sequence ATGGCAAGAATAGCTGGGGTAGATTTACCTAGAGAAAAAAGAGCAGAAATAGGCTTAACATATATCTACGGTATAGGTAAGGCAACTGCTAACGAAATATTAGCTAAAGCTGACATAGATCCTAACGTAAGAATCAAAGATTTATCTGAAGATCAAGTTAACGACTTAAGAAAGATAATAGATAATGATTTCTTAGTTGAAGGAGATTTAAGAAGAGAAATAGCTTTAAATATAAAGAGATTAAGAGATATAAAGTGTTACAGAGGTATGAGACATGCTAAAGGTCTTCCTTTAAGAGGACAAAAAACTAAGACTAACGCTAGAACTAGAAAAGGTCCTAGAAAGACTGTATCTCGTAAGAAGAAGAAGTAA
- the rpsK gene encoding 30S ribosomal protein S11, translated as MAKPKKKVTRVRRRERKNIERGHAHIQSTFNNTIITLTDVHGNALSWASSGQLGFKGSRKATPFASQMAAETAAKAAMEHGLKSVEVFVKGPGSGREAAIRALQATGLEVTMIKDVTPIPHNGCRPPKRRRV; from the coding sequence ATGGCTAAACCAAAAAAGAAAGTTACACGTGTTAGAAGAAGAGAGCGTAAAAACATAGAACGTGGACATGCTCATATACAATCAACTTTTAACAATACTATAATAACTTTAACAGACGTTCATGGTAACGCGTTATCTTGGGCAAGTTCTGGACAATTAGGATTTAAAGGATCAAGAAAAGCAACTCCATTTGCTTCTCAAATGGCTGCTGAAACAGCTGCGAAAGCTGCAATGGAACACGGATTAAAGAGTGTAGAAGTATTCGTTAAAGGACCAGGTTCTGGTAGAGAGGCTGCTATAAGAGCTTTACAAGCTACTGGTTTAGAAGTAACTATGATAAAAGACGTTACTCCAATACCACACAACGGATGTAGACCACCAAAAAGAAGAAGAGTGTAA
- the rpsD gene encoding 30S ribosomal protein S4, with amino-acid sequence MARYTGASCRQCRREGMKLFLKGDRCYTDKCAIVKRNYAPGQHGQGRKKVSNYGLQLREKQKVKRIYGVLETQFRNLYERAEKMPGIAGENLLSLLERRLDNVVYRMGLASSRKEARQLVRHGHFTLNGHKVDIPSLTVVNGDVIAVKETSKSSAKFKGLVESNSRIAPKWLDANLENMTASVVANPGREDIDLEIAEHLIIELYSK; translated from the coding sequence ATGGCAAGATATACAGGTGCATCATGTAGACAATGTCGTAGAGAGGGAATGAAGTTATTCCTTAAAGGTGACAGATGTTATACTGACAAATGTGCTATAGTTAAAAGAAACTATGCTCCAGGACAACATGGACAAGGAAGAAAGAAAGTTTCTAACTATGGATTACAATTAAGAGAAAAACAAAAAGTTAAGAGAATATATGGAGTTTTAGAAACTCAATTCAGAAACTTATACGAGCGTGCTGAAAAAATGCCTGGTATAGCAGGGGAAAACTTATTAAGCTTATTAGAAAGAAGATTAGACAACGTAGTTTACAGAATGGGATTAGCATCTTCTAGAAAAGAAGCTAGACAATTAGTAAGACACGGTCATTTCACTTTAAACGGACATAAGGTAGATATACCTTCTTTAACAGTAGTTAACGGAGATGTTATAGCTGTTAAGGAAACATCTAAGTCTTCTGCAAAATTCAAAGGATTAGTAGAAAGTAACTCAAGAATAGCTCCTAAATGGTTAGATGCTAACTTAGAGAACATGACAGCTTCTGTTGTTGCTAATCCAGGAAGAGAAGATATAGATCTTGAAATAGCTGAACACTTAATAATAGAGCTTTACTCTAAGTAA
- a CDS encoding DNA-directed RNA polymerase subunit alpha, with protein MIEIEKPRVDIIEISEDHRYGKFVIEPLERGYGITIGNALRRILLSSLPGVAVNSIRIDGVLHEFSTVPGVKEDVTEIILALKELSATIDGEGNRTLKIEAQGPCTVTGADIICPPDVEIISKDLHIATLDDNSKFNMEISVNKGRGYISSEDNKTEHMPIGVLPVDSIYTPVEKVSYHVENTRVGQKSDYDKLILEVWTNGSINPQEGISLAAKVLVEHLNLFIDLTEHVSNVEIMVEKEEDQKEKVLEMTIEELDLSVRSYNCLKRAGINTVEELANKSEEDMMKVRNLGKKSLEEVIQKLEELGLGLKPSEE; from the coding sequence ATGATAGAAATAGAAAAACCAAGAGTAGATATAATTGAAATTAGCGAAGACCATAGATATGGTAAATTCGTTATAGAGCCTCTAGAAAGAGGATATGGAATAACTATAGGTAATGCATTAAGAAGAATATTATTATCTTCTTTACCAGGAGTAGCTGTTAACTCTATAAGAATAGATGGAGTTCTTCATGAGTTCTCAACAGTTCCTGGTGTTAAAGAAGATGTTACTGAAATAATATTAGCATTAAAAGAATTATCAGCTACTATAGATGGTGAAGGAAATAGAACACTTAAAATAGAAGCACAAGGACCATGTACAGTAACAGGTGCTGACATAATATGTCCTCCAGATGTTGAAATAATAAGCAAAGACTTACATATAGCTACGCTAGATGATAATTCTAAGTTTAACATGGAAATATCTGTGAATAAAGGAAGAGGATATATCTCTTCTGAAGACAATAAAACAGAGCATATGCCTATAGGAGTTCTTCCTGTAGATTCAATATATACTCCTGTTGAAAAAGTTAGCTACCATGTTGAAAATACTAGAGTTGGTCAAAAATCAGATTATGATAAATTAATACTTGAAGTTTGGACTAATGGAAGTATAAATCCTCAAGAAGGAATATCACTTGCAGCTAAGGTTCTAGTTGAACATCTTAATCTATTCATAGATTTAACAGAGCATGTAAGCAATGTTGAAATAATGGTAGAAAAAGAAGAAGATCAAAAAGAAAAAGTTCTTGAGATGACTATCGAAGAATTAGACTTATCAGTTAGATCTTACAACTGTTTAAAGAGAGCGGGAATAAATACAGTTGAAGAATTAGCTAATAAATCTGAAGAAGATATGATGAAAGTTAGAAACTTAGGTAAAAAGTCATTAGAAGAAGTAATCCAGAAGTTAGAAGAACTTGGATTAGGTCTTAAACCAAGCGAAGAGTAA
- the rplQ gene encoding 50S ribosomal protein L17 — translation MAKYRKLGRVTAHRNLMLRNLVTDLLRNGKIETTVTRAKETRRMAEKMITLAKRGDLHARRQVLAYVLDETVVNNLFTDIAPKYAERNGGYTRIIKIGPRRGDAAEMALIELV, via the coding sequence ATGGCTAAGTACCGTAAATTAGGACGTGTAACTGCTCATAGAAATCTTATGTTAAGAAACTTAGTAACAGACTTACTAAGAAATGGAAAAATAGAAACTACAGTTACTAGAGCGAAAGAAACTCGTAGAATGGCAGAAAAGATGATAACTCTTGCTAAGAGAGGAGATCTTCATGCTAGAAGACAAGTTTTAGCTTATGTTTTAGATGAAACAGTAGTTAACAACTTATTCACTGATATAGCACCAAAGTATGCTGAGAGAAACGGTGGATATACTAGAATAATAAAAATAGGACCAAGAAGAGGCGACGCTGCTGAAATGGCTCTAATAGAATTAGTATAG